A window from Streptomyces sp. NBC_00271 encodes these proteins:
- a CDS encoding transposase produces MLQFLLNFSDRQAAETVRCRIDFKYAPALELDDPGFHHSVLSDFRKRVAEGDRADRLLDPAPTRLKEAELVCERTTQRTDSTHVLASVRSLTRPQLVTEAVRAAWKSSPAPTHTCRPAWSTSSEGAATAVRSARASTPPGPRPGSTPPAR; encoded by the coding sequence GTGCTGCAGTTCCTGCTCAATTTTTCCGACCGACAGGCGGCCGAGACGGTGCGCTGCCGCATCGACTTCAAGTACGCCCCCGCGCTGGAGCTCGACGATCCAGGCTTCCACCACAGCGTGTTGTCCGACTTCCGCAAGCGCGTCGCTGAGGGCGACCGTGCCGACCGGCTCCTGGACCCCGCGCCGACCCGTCTCAAGGAGGCCGAGCTCGTGTGTGAACGCACCACGCAGCGCACCGATTCCACCCATGTCCTGGCCTCGGTGCGCAGCTTGACCCGGCCGCAGCTGGTCACCGAGGCGGTGCGGGCCGCCTGGAAGAGCTCGCCAGCACCGACCCACACCTGCCGGCCGGCCTGGTCGACGAGCAGTGAGGGCGCCGCTACGGCCGTCCGGTCCGCCCGGGCCAGTACCCCACCCGGCCCAAGACCAGGATCAACACCACCGGCAAGGTAG
- a CDS encoding MFS transporter, which translates to MTTEPSTRTATGRGLTTGTLVAGLLAVCLAQIGLAIPATLNGLFQSDLHPVGSQLTWISDAFLLPVAVLELTFGLLGDLFGRKRLLIGGASLLAAGELVSATASGIHQLWAGQALAGLGAAALFPTSLAVLAAGTTSPAQRARVIAMWAALLSTGGFLAPLLGGITATYGSWRWSFVVVTAIAAASAAVSALFAVNSSAPAGRSLDIAGQLTIGLGLFSLLYAIIQGPTDGWASPSIIIAFALAAVFLAAFVLAEKRAKSPLLRLDLFRNRAFAVASVVAVVGMFAFLGTAYSVSIRLGPVQDQAPMRTALAFVLLNGITLVMLPLTERLLRTAAPGLLLGAGLLLIAAGDYWAATLPITDSAFTSLILPLGLVGLGFAITVTSITATAVNTVPVHLAGMASATTNLLRDFGFTLGPAIIGAVALSRAASNFSDSLHDSALPGALKGAGTAVLDEGGPLAVNGASTTSPKLADLHPLALDALGHGYSIGFVVCGSAALFSALLALITLRSRAAPHTDSTEH; encoded by the coding sequence ATGACGACCGAACCCTCCACCAGAACCGCCACCGGCCGAGGCCTGACCACCGGCACCCTGGTCGCCGGTCTCCTCGCCGTCTGCCTCGCCCAGATCGGTCTGGCCATACCGGCCACCCTCAACGGCCTGTTCCAGTCCGACCTGCACCCGGTCGGCTCGCAGCTCACCTGGATCTCCGACGCCTTCCTGCTCCCGGTCGCCGTACTGGAACTGACCTTCGGCCTGCTCGGCGACCTCTTCGGCCGCAAGCGGCTGCTGATCGGCGGCGCTTCACTGCTGGCCGCGGGCGAGCTGGTCAGCGCCACCGCCTCCGGCATCCACCAACTCTGGGCCGGACAGGCCCTGGCAGGCCTGGGCGCCGCCGCCCTGTTCCCGACCTCGCTGGCCGTCCTGGCCGCCGGCACCACCTCGCCCGCACAGCGGGCCCGGGTCATCGCGATGTGGGCAGCCCTGCTCTCCACCGGCGGATTCCTCGCCCCGCTACTCGGAGGCATCACCGCCACCTACGGCTCGTGGCGATGGTCATTCGTCGTGGTCACCGCCATCGCAGCGGCAAGCGCCGCCGTCAGCGCCCTGTTCGCCGTCAACTCCAGCGCCCCCGCAGGGCGTTCACTCGACATAGCGGGCCAACTGACCATCGGTCTCGGCCTGTTCTCCCTGCTCTACGCCATCATCCAGGGCCCGACGGACGGCTGGGCCTCACCCTCGATCATCATCGCCTTCGCCCTCGCGGCCGTGTTCCTCGCCGCCTTCGTCCTCGCCGAGAAACGCGCCAAGTCCCCCCTCCTACGCCTGGACCTGTTCCGCAACCGCGCCTTCGCGGTGGCCTCGGTCGTGGCCGTGGTGGGCATGTTCGCCTTCCTGGGCACCGCCTACTCCGTCAGCATCCGACTCGGCCCGGTGCAGGACCAGGCCCCGATGCGGACAGCCCTGGCATTCGTCCTGCTCAACGGCATCACACTGGTAATGCTGCCACTGACGGAACGGCTGCTGAGAACCGCAGCACCCGGGCTGCTGCTCGGCGCGGGGCTGCTGCTGATCGCAGCGGGAGACTACTGGGCAGCCACACTGCCGATCACCGACAGCGCCTTCACCTCACTGATCCTGCCGCTCGGCCTCGTCGGCCTAGGCTTCGCGATCACCGTCACGTCCATCACGGCAACGGCCGTCAACACCGTGCCAGTGCACCTGGCCGGCATGGCCAGCGCCACCACCAACCTGCTGCGAGACTTCGGCTTCACCCTCGGGCCGGCCATCATCGGCGCCGTGGCCCTGAGCCGCGCGGCGAGCAACTTCTCCGACTCCCTGCACGACTCCGCCCTGCCCGGGGCGCTGAAAGGCGCAGGCACGGCCGTACTCGACGAGGGTGGCCCACTCGCGGTCAACGGCGCCTCCACAACGTCACCAAAACTGGCCGACCTACACCCACTCGCCCTGGACGCCCTCGGCCACGGCTACTCCATCGGCTTCGTCGTCTGCGGCTCGGCCGCACTGTTCTCCGCACTGCTGGCCCTCATCACACTACGCAGCCGAGCCGCCCCACATACCGATTCCACAGAGCACTAG
- a CDS encoding alpha/beta hydrolase, with the protein MPRPRFSTLAAASATALATALIGPATGAHATTEGHYSGTLSDGATWIADKPAQWNGSLLLFSHGFGPTTAADAPSTAVRQALLDAGYALVGSSYDPNGSMWALDSAERDQFAALTAFRRQVGTPTRVISVGQSMGGLINAQIARDGAGRVDGALGLCGLVAGGVDLDNYQLDAEYTLATFFDPADADKLVNLDSQTDAGAVADRLTKAVESAQQTPAGRARIALAAAYLNLADWAPGRQPPSRDDFAGQEEQQYAWLAQGLLGFIVPARWSVEQSAGGNTSWNKGVDYAGLLRKSAHAKQVEALYRGAGLDLRNDLNRLTHSADITADPAAVAHLKRTSTAGQGLDVPLLDIHTTADQLVPVEQESAFAGRVRRAGDSTLLRQAYVARQSHCNFTTAEVLAALHAVEHRLDTGHWNNSATTAELQHSADELGLDGAAFTDYRPNRLTGTR; encoded by the coding sequence ATGCCCCGACCCCGTTTTTCGACCCTCGCCGCCGCCAGTGCAACCGCTCTCGCGACAGCCCTGATCGGGCCGGCGACCGGCGCCCACGCCACCACGGAAGGCCACTACTCGGGCACGCTGTCCGACGGCGCCACCTGGATCGCGGACAAGCCCGCGCAGTGGAACGGCAGCCTGCTGCTGTTCAGCCACGGCTTCGGACCGACCACCGCTGCCGACGCCCCGTCAACCGCGGTACGCCAGGCCCTGCTGGACGCCGGCTACGCCCTCGTCGGCTCCTCCTACGACCCGAACGGCTCGATGTGGGCGCTCGACTCGGCCGAGCGGGATCAGTTCGCCGCACTCACCGCCTTCCGCCGACAGGTCGGCACACCAACCCGGGTCATCTCGGTGGGCCAGTCCATGGGCGGCCTCATCAACGCCCAGATCGCCCGCGACGGCGCGGGCCGCGTCGACGGTGCGCTCGGCCTGTGCGGACTGGTCGCGGGCGGCGTAGATCTGGACAACTACCAACTGGACGCCGAGTACACCCTGGCCACGTTCTTCGACCCCGCCGATGCCGACAAGCTCGTGAACCTGGACAGCCAGACCGACGCCGGCGCCGTCGCCGACCGGCTCACGAAGGCGGTGGAATCGGCGCAGCAGACCCCGGCGGGACGCGCCCGAATCGCCCTGGCCGCCGCCTACCTCAATCTGGCCGACTGGGCTCCCGGTCGGCAACCGCCCTCGCGCGACGACTTCGCGGGCCAGGAGGAGCAGCAGTACGCATGGCTGGCACAGGGCCTGCTCGGGTTCATCGTCCCGGCGCGCTGGTCGGTGGAGCAGTCCGCCGGCGGCAACACGTCCTGGAACAAGGGCGTCGACTACGCCGGGCTGCTGCGCAAGTCCGCCCACGCCAAGCAGGTCGAGGCGCTCTACCGCGGCGCCGGGCTCGACCTGCGCAATGACCTGAACCGGCTCACCCACAGTGCCGACATCACAGCCGACCCGGCCGCAGTGGCTCATCTGAAGCGGACCTCCACCGCCGGACAGGGCCTGGACGTGCCGCTGCTCGACATCCACACCACCGCCGACCAACTGGTGCCCGTCGAACAGGAATCGGCCTTCGCCGGGCGGGTGCGCAGGGCCGGAGACTCCACGCTGCTGCGACAGGCCTATGTGGCACGCCAGAGCCACTGCAACTTCACCACCGCAGAAGTACTCGCCGCTCTGCACGCCGTGGAGCACCGGCTGGACACCGGGCACTGGAACAACTCCGCCACCACCGCCGAACTCCAGCACAGCGCCGACGAACTGGGCCTCGACGGCGCCGCCTTCACCGACTACCGGCCGAATCGTCTGACCGGTACCCGCTGA
- a CDS encoding PaaX family transcriptional regulator, which yields MSVTSVDVAAGPTAESGPEPRTQSLMLTFFGAHVLGRPIAVSSGSVIAALGRLGSSEEAVRTTLNRMVKRGLLERRRQGRKTYFGLTPHAVQVLTDGRDRIWRTGAVNRDWDGRWTMVGFSLPEAWSRERHDLRSRLIWAGFGPLQNGLWVAPARVDVREMVAGLGLEPYLRVFRAEVESPTDVREVLEQAFDVPAIGARYRAFLERWDRTDPLPAAVSGDELAGQLLLHTDWLDLVRRDPHLPAEHLPGDWPAAQAETVFRGLAGRWERPAARAAARLLDTLTLD from the coding sequence GTGTCGGTGACCAGTGTCGATGTCGCCGCCGGACCGACCGCCGAGAGCGGTCCCGAGCCGCGCACCCAGTCCCTGATGCTGACGTTCTTCGGTGCTCACGTGCTGGGGCGGCCCATCGCCGTGTCGTCGGGGAGCGTGATCGCTGCTCTTGGGAGGTTGGGCAGTAGCGAGGAGGCGGTGCGGACCACCTTGAACCGGATGGTCAAACGCGGTCTGCTGGAGCGTCGTCGCCAGGGCCGGAAGACCTACTTCGGACTGACGCCGCACGCCGTCCAGGTTCTGACGGACGGCAGGGACCGTATCTGGCGGACCGGCGCGGTGAACCGGGACTGGGACGGCCGGTGGACGATGGTGGGCTTCTCGCTGCCCGAGGCATGGAGTCGCGAACGGCACGACCTGCGCTCCCGGCTGATCTGGGCGGGCTTCGGCCCGCTGCAGAACGGCCTGTGGGTGGCCCCGGCGCGCGTCGACGTCCGTGAGATGGTGGCGGGTCTCGGTCTGGAGCCGTATCTGCGGGTGTTCCGGGCGGAAGTGGAGTCGCCGACCGACGTCCGCGAGGTGCTGGAGCAGGCGTTCGACGTGCCGGCCATCGGCGCACGGTACCGGGCGTTCCTGGAGCGCTGGGACCGCACCGACCCGCTTCCCGCAGCGGTCTCCGGCGACGAACTCGCAGGCCAGCTCCTGCTGCACACCGACTGGCTGGACCTGGTGCGACGGGACCCGCATCTGCCCGCCGAGCACCTTCCGGGGGACTGGCCCGCCGCTCAGGCGGAGACCGTCTTCCGCGGCCTGGCCGGCCGCTGGGAACGCCCAGCCGCGCGCGCGGCCGCCCGGTTGCTCGACACCCTGACGCTGGACTGA
- a CDS encoding DUF2750 domain-containing protein translates to MSQSFRKQQHSSETSARAELSSLCGTTRVARLPSRLNGTRSLPYWSTSARAARAAKIWGSGLRVESMPLDAWRDSELPAAASEGLMIGVKWSGPRLVGWSFTPVEVLRRLAAAD, encoded by the coding sequence ATGAGTCAGAGTTTTCGCAAGCAGCAGCATTCTTCCGAGACGTCCGCCAGGGCGGAGTTGTCTAGCTTGTGCGGGACGACGAGGGTAGCCCGGCTTCCCTCGCGGCTGAACGGCACCCGGAGTCTTCCCTACTGGTCGACATCGGCCCGCGCCGCGCGGGCGGCGAAGATCTGGGGGAGTGGGCTACGGGTTGAATCCATGCCTCTGGATGCCTGGCGCGATAGCGAACTGCCTGCTGCCGCCAGTGAGGGACTCATGATCGGCGTCAAATGGAGCGGACCCCGTCTCGTCGGGTGGAGTTTCACTCCGGTCGAAGTCCTCAGACGACTCGCGGCGGCCGACTAG
- a CDS encoding DUF6243 family protein → MTVSKNINNPVGMGGGQRKKLSRAERQNNGPYRNLDRQGAADQKAELVRKMREKAGAAEGAGQAGDDTAQS, encoded by the coding sequence GTGACCGTGAGCAAGAACATCAACAACCCCGTGGGCATGGGCGGCGGCCAGCGCAAGAAGCTGTCCCGCGCCGAACGGCAGAACAACGGTCCGTACCGCAACCTCGACCGCCAGGGTGCGGCCGACCAGAAGGCGGAGCTGGTGCGCAAGATGCGCGAGAAGGCAGGCGCAGCTGAGGGCGCCGGGCAGGCGGGCGACGACACCGCACAGAGCTGA
- a CDS encoding S8 family serine peptidase encodes MPKVPIPRPGPIALAVAAALTLGVIPATAAVSAYSAGEVSHNDAGHHTPGDAGTHTVTLITGDKVTIGTAADGTVVRSFQAASGATTGFHRAVVDGATYVYPDAALPYVSAGKLDKQLFNVTRLITEGYDDAHSSRLPLIVRYTGAAAKARTRTKMAGSTNVRRLDSIQGAALAQNHKQAPEFWSSLTRGSGAAARSAKPSFAGGVANVWLDGKVKADLADSTAQIGAQKVWAEGDTGQGVKVAMLDSGADTEHPDLVGQVSDSASFVPGEDDIADYNGHGTHVASTIAGTGSASDGKERGVASGARLAVGKVLNSEGSGQESWIIAGMEWAARDQKARIISMSLGGGGDKTDPMSQAVDELSHDTGALFVIAAGNGGPHSISSPGAADSALTVGAVDSTDTLADFSSQGPRDGDGGLKPEITAPGVDIVAARSHYKRGSGYYTTMSGTSMATPHVAGAAALLASEHPDWTGTQLKEALVSSAKATPAYTPYQAGAGRLDALAAVHTTVFATTSAYSGFHTWPPKPGETDVQTVTYTNVGDAPVSLDLAVNGTVPAGLFSLSSDHVTVPAHGTATVKLTAALDKLAGDQSVSAMITGTDGTGAVRARTLIGAAREGQRQNLTVVAKDRAGKPLAGRVVLTAEHLFTVMDLDASGTGTTRLPVGSYSGWLTGDVQGSEGPHSRGMVLLAFNDVKLDQDRTVTLDGRKARRILARVPQQTTAVAPRLDAHRSFSDSLVETSMLPNPSYDSIWALPTGKKVTDGEFETGARFRLEQPALTVSTKSTTFNDPLVKRAATPLPAGTRNLTAVFAGDGTAEELARQNVRGKAVVVRGAGTEGIKAQAEAAAAAGARLLLVVNDGVGRLQPWDENPWSPESPAPVTVATLNADQGADLLGQLRHGAVSLKVTSHPTTDYVYDVVHHWTGAVPADPTWREKSKDLGRVNVSFRNYRQGKAMEFRPDVWRGWAVGNQLTAPAQGERTDWVTAGTTWLDDAFIQGETGQHSIDPLNYPARKTGKVSWFGPIQRPRMGPINYQPVRYLDTMYITAPGWGDSGSGHVGEAGANFDVKDWMSLYQGDQQLDWGNAEYLQVPGLGAERLPYRLVLDNDRGTWANPYSTHTLTEWDFTSAVTGSDAAVSLPLIQLDYGVDTDKSGRADRHAGLTVTASHLPGTTATIGKPTVEVSYDDGATWQRTDLSRCDDGWRTNLRAPRSADFVTLRVGARDSAGNTVSQTITRAFGLR; translated from the coding sequence TTGCCCAAGGTTCCCATCCCCCGGCCCGGGCCGATCGCCCTCGCCGTGGCGGCCGCGCTCACACTCGGCGTCATACCGGCGACTGCCGCTGTGTCCGCGTACTCCGCCGGTGAGGTGTCGCACAACGACGCCGGACACCACACCCCCGGCGATGCCGGCACGCACACCGTCACCCTGATCACGGGTGACAAGGTCACCATCGGGACCGCCGCCGACGGCACCGTCGTGCGCTCCTTCCAGGCCGCCAGCGGAGCCACCACCGGCTTCCACCGCGCTGTCGTGGACGGCGCCACCTATGTCTACCCCGACGCCGCCCTGCCGTACGTGAGCGCCGGCAAACTCGACAAGCAGCTCTTCAACGTGACGCGGCTGATCACCGAGGGCTATGACGACGCGCACAGCTCCCGGCTGCCGCTGATCGTGCGCTACACCGGAGCCGCCGCCAAGGCCCGCACCCGGACGAAGATGGCCGGCTCGACCAACGTCCGCCGCCTGGACAGCATCCAGGGCGCGGCCCTCGCGCAGAACCACAAGCAGGCACCGGAGTTCTGGTCCTCGCTCACCAGGGGTTCCGGCGCGGCGGCCCGGTCCGCGAAGCCGTCCTTCGCGGGCGGCGTCGCCAACGTGTGGCTCGACGGCAAGGTGAAGGCCGACCTGGCCGACTCCACCGCCCAGATCGGCGCGCAGAAGGTATGGGCGGAGGGCGACACCGGCCAGGGCGTGAAGGTCGCGATGCTCGACAGCGGCGCGGACACCGAACACCCGGACCTGGTCGGGCAGGTGTCCGACAGTGCCAGCTTCGTCCCCGGCGAGGACGACATCGCCGACTACAACGGCCACGGCACGCACGTCGCCTCGACCATCGCCGGCACGGGCAGTGCCTCCGACGGCAAGGAGCGGGGTGTCGCCTCCGGCGCCCGGCTGGCCGTCGGCAAGGTGCTCAACTCCGAGGGCAGCGGCCAGGAATCCTGGATCATCGCGGGCATGGAGTGGGCCGCCCGCGACCAGAAGGCCAGGATCATCAGCATGAGTCTGGGCGGCGGCGGTGACAAGACAGACCCGATGAGCCAGGCCGTCGACGAACTCAGCCACGACACGGGCGCGTTGTTCGTGATCGCGGCGGGCAACGGCGGCCCGCACTCCATCAGCAGCCCCGGTGCCGCAGACTCCGCGCTGACCGTCGGTGCCGTCGACTCCACCGACACGCTCGCCGACTTCTCCAGCCAGGGCCCGCGTGACGGCGACGGCGGGCTGAAGCCGGAGATCACCGCGCCCGGCGTCGACATCGTCGCGGCGCGCTCGCACTACAAGCGCGGCTCCGGCTACTACACCACGATGAGCGGCACGTCGATGGCGACGCCGCACGTCGCCGGTGCCGCCGCGCTCCTCGCCTCTGAGCACCCCGACTGGACGGGCACCCAGCTCAAGGAGGCGCTGGTCAGCAGCGCCAAGGCAACCCCGGCGTACACCCCGTACCAGGCGGGCGCGGGCCGACTCGACGCGCTGGCGGCCGTGCACACCACGGTCTTCGCCACTACGAGCGCCTACTCCGGCTTCCACACGTGGCCCCCGAAGCCCGGGGAGACCGACGTCCAGACGGTGACGTACACCAACGTCGGCGACGCCCCGGTCAGCCTCGACCTGGCGGTCAACGGCACTGTGCCCGCAGGGTTGTTCAGCCTCTCCTCGGACCACGTCACCGTGCCCGCGCACGGCACCGCCACGGTCAAGCTGACCGCGGCTCTGGACAAGCTGGCCGGCGACCAGTCGGTCAGCGCCATGATCACCGGTACGGACGGCACCGGAGCCGTCCGCGCCCGGACCCTGATCGGCGCGGCCCGAGAGGGCCAGCGGCAGAATCTGACTGTCGTCGCGAAGGACCGTGCGGGCAAGCCGCTGGCGGGCCGGGTCGTCCTCACCGCCGAGCACCTTTTCACGGTGATGGACCTCGACGCGTCCGGCACCGGCACGACGCGGCTGCCCGTCGGCAGCTACAGCGGCTGGCTCACCGGGGACGTGCAGGGCTCCGAAGGCCCGCACTCGCGCGGCATGGTGCTGCTCGCCTTCAACGACGTGAAGCTGGACCAGGACCGCACCGTCACCCTGGACGGCCGCAAGGCACGCCGGATCCTGGCGCGCGTGCCGCAGCAGACCACCGCCGTCGCGCCGCGCCTGGACGCCCACCGGTCCTTCAGCGACAGCCTGGTGGAGACGTCGATGCTGCCCAACCCGTCGTACGACAGCATCTGGGCGCTCCCGACCGGCAAGAAGGTCACCGACGGCGAGTTCGAGACCGGCGCCCGCTTCCGCCTCGAGCAGCCCGCGCTGACCGTGAGCACGAAGTCGACGACTTTCAACGACCCGCTGGTCAAGCGCGCGGCCACGCCGCTGCCCGCCGGTACCCGGAACCTGACGGCGGTCTTCGCCGGTGACGGTACGGCCGAGGAGCTCGCGCGGCAGAACGTGCGTGGCAAGGCCGTCGTGGTGCGCGGCGCCGGCACGGAAGGGATCAAGGCCCAGGCGGAGGCCGCCGCGGCCGCCGGCGCCCGGCTGCTGCTGGTCGTCAACGACGGCGTCGGCCGCCTGCAGCCCTGGGACGAGAACCCCTGGAGCCCGGAGAGCCCGGCCCCGGTGACGGTGGCGACGCTCAACGCCGACCAGGGCGCCGACCTGCTCGGCCAACTCCGGCACGGCGCGGTCTCGCTGAAGGTCACCTCGCACCCCACGACCGACTACGTCTACGACGTCGTGCACCACTGGACGGGCGCCGTTCCGGCGGACCCGACCTGGCGTGAGAAGTCCAAGGACCTCGGCCGGGTGAACGTCTCCTTCCGGAACTACCGGCAGGGCAAGGCGATGGAGTTCCGTCCGGACGTCTGGCGCGGCTGGGCCGTCGGCAACCAGCTCACCGCGCCCGCCCAGGGCGAGCGCACCGACTGGGTCACCGCCGGCACCACGTGGCTTGACGACGCCTTCATCCAGGGCGAGACCGGGCAGCACTCGATCGACCCGCTGAACTACCCGGCGCGCAAGACCGGCAAGGTCAGCTGGTTCGGCCCGATCCAGCGGCCCCGCATGGGCCCGATCAACTACCAGCCGGTGCGCTACCTCGACACGATGTACATCACCGCGCCCGGCTGGGGTGACTCGGGGTCCGGCCACGTCGGCGAGGCCGGCGCGAACTTCGACGTCAAGGACTGGATGTCGCTCTACCAGGGCGACCAGCAGCTCGACTGGGGCAACGCCGAGTACCTGCAGGTTCCCGGCCTCGGCGCCGAGCGCCTGCCCTACCGGCTGGTCCTCGACAACGACCGCGGTACCTGGGCCAACCCGTACTCGACGCACACGCTGACCGAGTGGGACTTCACCTCCGCGGTCACCGGCAGCGATGCGGCGGTGTCCCTGCCGCTCATCCAGCTCGACTACGGCGTGGACACCGACAAGTCCGGCCGTGCCGACCGGCACGCCGGCCTGACGGTGACCGCCTCGCACCTGCCGGGCACCACCGCCACCATCGGGAAGCCGACCGTCGAGGTGTCGTACGACGACGGTGCGACCTGGCAGCGGACCGACCTGAGCCGGTGCGACGACGGATGGCGGACGAACCTGCGCGCGCCGCGGTCCGCCGACTTCGTCACCCTCCGGGTCGGCGCCCGGGACAGCGCGGGCAACACCGTCTCGCAGACGATCACCCGGGCCTTCGGCCTGCGCTGA
- a CDS encoding DUF488 domain-containing protein — MYEDTSSRNGKRVLVDRLWPRGMSKERAHLDEWLRDVAQSADLRHWHHHDQERFAEFRDRYIGEPEDADHRPAVQHLRDLAAHDKVTLLTATKDLGHSEAAVLAQWLGAAGTASR; from the coding sequence ATCTATGAGGACACCTCGTCGCGGAACGGCAAGCGAGTGCTCGTGGACCGCCTGTGGCCCCGCGGAATGAGCAAAGAACGGGCCCACCTGGACGAATGGCTCCGCGACGTGGCGCAGTCGGCGGACCTGCGCCACTGGCACCACCACGACCAGGAGCGCTTCGCGGAGTTCCGGGATCGCTACATCGGCGAACCGGAGGACGCCGATCACCGGCCAGCCGTGCAGCACCTGCGTGATCTCGCCGCCCACGACAAGGTCACCTTGCTCACCGCCACCAAGGACCTCGGCCACAGTGAGGCCGCCGTGCTCGCCCAGTGGCTCGGCGCCGCCGGCACAGCGAGCCGCTAG
- a CDS encoding metallophosphoesterase: MTDTSETRSADSAAHETQRSRLHRLMRYLPLIAPVLLWTVPCWLLLYAGQHWSLPVTLACTALFALGLIGMPLAMVRGHGRRQQDWAAILGDTLLGTIWVLFTWSVLLGILLRLALTVTGVGDGQDRARIVTWAVLGTAAVLLTWGYAEARRVPRVRRLDVQLPRLGAGLDGTRVVLITDTHYGPLDRARWSARVCETVNTLQADLVCHTGDIADGTAERRRAQATPLGTVQATRARVYVTGNHEYYSEAQGWVDLMDELGWEPLRNRHLLLERGGDTLVVAGVDDVTAESSGLAGHRAHLAGALQGADPDHPVLLLAHQPKFVDRAAAGGVDLQLSGHTHGGQIWPFHHLVRIDQPALAGLSHHGTRTLLYTSRGTGFWGPPFRVFAPSEITLLVLRSPQQPPTP, translated from the coding sequence GTGACCGACACCAGCGAAACCCGATCCGCCGACAGCGCAGCGCACGAGACCCAGCGGAGCCGACTGCACCGCCTGATGCGCTACCTCCCCCTGATCGCCCCCGTCCTGCTGTGGACCGTGCCCTGCTGGCTGCTGCTGTACGCCGGCCAGCACTGGTCGCTCCCTGTCACTCTGGCCTGCACCGCCCTGTTCGCCCTCGGCCTGATCGGCATGCCGCTCGCGATGGTGCGCGGCCACGGCCGACGCCAGCAGGACTGGGCGGCGATCCTCGGGGACACCCTGCTGGGCACCATCTGGGTCCTGTTCACCTGGTCCGTCCTGCTCGGCATCCTGCTGCGGCTCGCCCTGACCGTGACCGGCGTCGGCGACGGCCAGGACCGGGCCCGGATCGTCACCTGGGCGGTCCTCGGCACAGCCGCCGTGCTGCTCACCTGGGGGTACGCCGAGGCCCGCCGGGTACCACGGGTACGCCGCCTCGACGTGCAACTTCCGCGCCTGGGGGCCGGGTTGGACGGCACGCGCGTCGTCCTCATCACCGACACCCACTACGGCCCGCTCGACCGCGCCCGCTGGTCGGCGCGGGTCTGCGAGACGGTGAACACTCTGCAGGCCGACCTGGTCTGCCACACCGGAGACATCGCGGACGGCACGGCCGAACGCCGCCGCGCCCAGGCCACCCCACTCGGCACCGTGCAGGCCACCCGGGCCCGGGTCTACGTCACCGGCAACCACGAGTACTACAGCGAGGCCCAGGGCTGGGTCGACCTCATGGACGAGCTGGGCTGGGAGCCGCTGCGCAACCGCCATCTACTACTCGAACGCGGCGGCGACACCCTCGTGGTCGCCGGCGTGGACGACGTCACCGCCGAATCCTCCGGCCTCGCCGGCCACCGCGCCCACCTCGCCGGAGCCCTGCAAGGCGCCGACCCCGACCACCCCGTCCTGCTCCTGGCCCACCAGCCCAAGTTCGTCGACCGGGCGGCAGCCGGCGGCGTCGACCTCCAACTCTCCGGCCACACCCACGGCGGCCAGATCTGGCCCTTCCACCACCTGGTCCGCATCGACCAGCCCGCCCTCGCCGGCCTCAGCCACCACGGCACCCGCACCCTCCTCTACACCAGCCGTGGCACCGGCTTCTGGGGCCCGCCCTTCCGCGTCTTCGCCCCCAGCGAGATCACCCTGCTCGTACTCCGCTCCCCACAGCAGCCCCCCACGCCGTAG
- a CDS encoding beta-propeller fold lactonase family protein — translation MGCRRTITGYRIDRPTGMLSLIGHTSQGVSGPTNFVIDPSGRWLYVDNSTADSVAQFAVGPERACGRRGPLRRRTVGRSEAWERAGSTPVPMTPRCRPASRVPARDPAGSAGRAVGRACPARTCASRRPPARTGFSRGPRSAPGGRGRSNRHPGRRSGVLPPGKDPFAAWGCPP, via the coding sequence CTGGGATGTCGGAGGACGATCACCGGCTACCGGATCGACCGCCCGACCGGGATGCTCTCCCTGATCGGCCACACCAGCCAGGGCGTGAGCGGTCCGACCAACTTCGTCATCGACCCCAGTGGACGATGGCTCTACGTCGACAACAGCACAGCCGACAGCGTCGCCCAGTTCGCTGTCGGGCCCGAGCGCGCGTGCGGCCGTCGAGGGCCGCTGCGGCGGCGTACTGTCGGCCGGTCAGAGGCTTGGGAGAGGGCAGGTTCCACGCCCGTCCCCATGACGCCTCGCTGTCGGCCGGCATCACGAGTGCCCGCGCGAGATCCGGCAGGTAGTGCAGGGCGTGCGGTTGGTCGAGCTTGCCCGGCCAGAACATGCGCCTCCCGGCGACCGCCCGCGCGAACAGGGTTTTCCCGGGGCCCGAGATCAGCCCCCGGGGGCCGGGGCCGTAGTAATCGGCACCCCGGCCGCCGCAGCGGAGTCTTGCCGCCCGGCAAAGACCCCTTCGCTGCATGGGGCTGCCCACCATGA